A genome region from Cohaesibacter gelatinilyticus includes the following:
- a CDS encoding MarR family winged helix-turn-helix transcriptional regulator, translating into MSQDTQPNAADDPASKARLRLWLRLLKGQRKIENRLREKLRDDYGSTLPRFDVLAALSREPDGLKMSQLSGVLKVSNGNVTGIVDRLSKDGFLERVPVEGDRRAMRVCLTKSGRDHFATLAEAHEGWIDDMLSEFTADEAEDIAARLASLLDHMNEGDDQA; encoded by the coding sequence ATGTCCCAAGACACCCAACCCAATGCCGCTGATGACCCGGCTTCCAAAGCGCGCCTTCGTCTCTGGCTGCGCTTGCTGAAAGGTCAGCGCAAGATCGAAAATCGTCTGCGTGAAAAGCTGCGCGACGATTATGGATCGACCTTGCCGCGTTTCGATGTGCTGGCAGCATTGAGCCGGGAACCGGACGGCTTGAAAATGAGCCAGCTCTCCGGTGTCTTGAAGGTCTCCAACGGCAATGTCACCGGCATCGTGGATCGTCTATCCAAGGATGGTTTTCTGGAACGGGTGCCAGTGGAGGGTGATCGCCGCGCCATGCGTGTTTGCCTCACCAAGTCAGGCCGGGATCATTTCGCAACTTTGGCGGAAGCGCACGAAGGTTGGATCGACGACATGTTGTCCGAATTTACCGCCGATGAGGCGGAAGATATTGCAGCCCGTCTGGCGAGCCTGCTGGATCATATGAATGAAGGAGATGACCAGGCATGA
- a CDS encoding enoyl-CoA hydratase family protein: MTNPRAKARTDMRHFLCEIEDGIARVSLDRPERKNPLTFESYAEMRDWFRDLHYADDVKAVVFLPNGGNFSSGGDVHDIIGPLVKMDMKGLLAFTRMTGDLVKAIVNCGKPVIAAVDGVSVGAGAIIAMASDLRIGTPESKTAFLFTRVGLAACDMGACAILPRIIGQGRAADLLYSGRSMSGEEGERWGYFNRLTDADSLEEDAINWAKRLADGPNFGHMITKTMLAQEWSMSIEQAIEAEAQAQAICMQTGDFERAYRAFVAKEKPIFEGN, translated from the coding sequence ATGACCAATCCACGTGCCAAGGCACGCACAGACATGCGGCATTTCCTTTGTGAGATCGAAGACGGTATTGCGCGTGTCTCACTTGATCGGCCAGAGCGCAAAAACCCTCTGACCTTTGAAAGCTATGCTGAGATGCGCGATTGGTTTCGCGATCTGCATTATGCCGATGATGTCAAAGCGGTGGTGTTTCTGCCCAATGGCGGCAACTTCTCTTCCGGTGGTGATGTTCATGACATCATTGGTCCACTGGTCAAGATGGATATGAAAGGCCTTTTGGCTTTTACCCGCATGACAGGTGATCTGGTAAAAGCGATCGTCAATTGCGGGAAGCCAGTGATTGCGGCCGTTGACGGCGTCAGCGTTGGGGCGGGAGCCATTATTGCAATGGCATCAGATCTGCGTATTGGTACTCCTGAGAGCAAAACTGCATTTCTATTCACTCGCGTCGGACTCGCTGCCTGTGATATGGGCGCTTGTGCCATTTTGCCCCGTATCATCGGGCAAGGTCGTGCTGCAGACCTTCTTTATTCCGGTCGCTCCATGTCAGGCGAGGAAGGTGAACGTTGGGGCTATTTCAATCGCCTGACTGATGCTGACAGTCTTGAAGAAGACGCCATCAATTGGGCCAAACGTCTGGCAGATGGACCGAATTTCGGCCACATGATCACCAAGACCATGTTGGCTCAGGAATGGTCCATGTCCATTGAGCAAGCCATCGAGGCGGAAGCGCAAGCTCAAGCCATCTGTATGCAGACCGGCGATTTTGAGCGCGCTTACCGGGCCTTCGTTGCCAAAGAAAAACCAATCTTTGAGGGCAACTGA
- a CDS encoding Lrp/AsnC ligand binding domain-containing protein — protein sequence MTPAVFVQIRCTPGTTYKVADEIAKRELYSELYSTSGEYDLLMKLYVPKDEDIGQFLDENLFDIPDIKRTLTTFTFNAF from the coding sequence ATGACACCTGCTGTCTTTGTACAAATCAGATGCACGCCGGGAACCACCTATAAAGTGGCCGATGAGATTGCCAAACGCGAGCTCTATTCCGAGCTTTATTCCACCTCTGGTGAATATGATCTTCTCATGAAGCTCTATGTGCCAAAGGACGAGGATATTGGACAGTTTCTCGACGAAAACCTGTTTGATATTCCGGACATCAAACGCACGCTGACAACCTTTACCTTCAACGCTTTTTAA
- the tdh gene encoding L-threonine 3-dehydrogenase, giving the protein MTAKSNMMTALAKTNSKEGLWKVEAPLPEIGPDDVLIRINKTGICGTDMHIWNWDEWASHTVPLGLITGHEFAGEIVELGRNVSNLDVGQRCSGEGHLVQSDSRQSRAGKFHLDPGTRGIGVNEQGAFAQYLRLPAFNVVPLPDDIPDDIGAILDPLGNAVHTALSFELLGEDVLITGAGPIGIMAAAICLHAGARHVVITDINSDRLALAADVAPNARIVDVSKEDLNDVMHELDLTQGFDIGLEMSGNYRAFDQMVDAMVMGGKMAMLGIPPGEMPVNWSHIIFKAITIKGVYGREMFETWYKMIAMLQNGLDVSKVITHRFDVTDFEQGFKLMKEGKSGKIVLDWTGIGP; this is encoded by the coding sequence ATGACTGCCAAAAGCAACATGATGACAGCTCTTGCCAAAACCAATTCCAAGGAAGGGCTCTGGAAGGTTGAGGCTCCCTTACCAGAAATTGGTCCTGATGATGTTCTGATCCGCATCAACAAAACAGGGATTTGCGGAACAGACATGCACATCTGGAACTGGGATGAATGGGCTTCTCATACTGTTCCGCTTGGTCTGATCACCGGTCATGAATTTGCGGGTGAGATCGTGGAGCTGGGTCGTAATGTCAGCAATCTCGATGTCGGGCAGCGCTGTTCGGGGGAGGGGCATCTGGTCCAGTCGGATAGCCGTCAAAGTCGAGCGGGAAAATTCCACCTTGACCCAGGCACCCGTGGTATTGGTGTGAACGAACAGGGTGCATTTGCTCAATATTTGCGCCTTCCCGCCTTTAATGTTGTGCCGCTACCTGACGATATTCCAGATGACATCGGAGCGATACTCGATCCATTGGGCAATGCCGTTCACACAGCGCTGAGTTTTGAACTGCTTGGCGAGGATGTTCTGATCACGGGTGCCGGTCCCATCGGTATCATGGCCGCCGCGATCTGTTTGCATGCTGGTGCCCGCCATGTGGTGATTACCGATATCAATTCCGATCGTTTGGCTCTGGCAGCAGACGTGGCTCCCAATGCACGCATTGTCGACGTCTCGAAAGAAGATCTCAATGACGTCATGCATGAGCTGGATCTGACGCAGGGCTTTGATATAGGGCTGGAAATGTCCGGAAATTATCGTGCCTTTGATCAGATGGTCGACGCCATGGTAATGGGAGGCAAAATGGCCATGCTGGGTATTCCTCCGGGAGAAATGCCTGTCAATTGGAGCCATATCATCTTCAAGGCCATCACCATCAAGGGCGTCTATGGGCGCGAAATGTTTGAGACCTGGTACAAGATGATTGCGATGCTGCAAAATGGATTGGATGTCAGCAAGGTTATCACTCATCGCTTTGACGTCACGGATTTTGAGCAGGGCTTCAAACTGATGAAAGAGGGTAAGTCTGGTAAGATCGTGCTGGATTGGACCGGGATTGGACCCTGA
- a CDS encoding ABC transporter substrate-binding protein produces the protein MRKIKSLALAVSALALASASFVPAQAGALKVGMITTLSGGGAGLGIDVRDGFLLALKKAGRKDIELVIEDDQRKPDIAVQLTDKMIQSEKVDVLTGIIWSNLAMAVVPATTAQGKFYLSPNAGPSALAGRGCHKNYFNVAWQNDALHEAAGAYANDAGYKKSFIMAPNYPAGKDALTGYKRMFKGELAGEVFTRLGQTDYAAEIAQIRASGADSVYFFLPGGMGISFLKQYAASGIKTPVVGPAFSFDQGILQAVGAAALGVKNTSQWNKDIDNAANKAFVESFQAEYGRLPSLYASQGFDTANLLISASADADVNDQDAFRAALKAAKFDSVRGDFAFGPNNHPVQNIYVREVVKEGDVFTNKRIATGLTNHGDVYAADCKM, from the coding sequence ATGAGAAAGATCAAATCACTCGCTCTGGCGGTATCCGCACTGGCTTTGGCAAGTGCAAGCTTTGTACCGGCACAGGCTGGTGCATTGAAAGTCGGCATGATCACCACCTTGTCCGGCGGCGGTGCTGGCCTTGGTATCGATGTGCGTGATGGCTTCTTGCTGGCGCTTAAAAAAGCTGGCCGCAAGGATATCGAGCTTGTCATCGAAGATGATCAGCGCAAGCCTGATATTGCCGTGCAGTTGACCGACAAGATGATCCAGTCCGAGAAGGTTGATGTTCTAACTGGTATCATCTGGTCCAACCTCGCCATGGCTGTAGTGCCTGCAACAACCGCGCAGGGCAAATTCTATCTTTCTCCGAATGCTGGCCCCTCTGCTTTGGCTGGTCGCGGCTGCCACAAGAACTACTTCAATGTCGCATGGCAGAATGATGCTTTGCACGAAGCGGCTGGCGCATATGCCAATGATGCTGGTTACAAAAAGTCCTTCATCATGGCTCCAAATTATCCAGCAGGTAAGGACGCTCTGACCGGCTATAAGCGCATGTTCAAGGGCGAACTGGCAGGTGAGGTTTTCACCCGTCTGGGTCAGACCGATTATGCTGCTGAAATTGCGCAAATCCGTGCCTCTGGTGCTGACAGTGTCTATTTCTTCCTGCCAGGTGGCATGGGCATCTCTTTTCTTAAGCAATATGCAGCATCTGGTATCAAAACCCCGGTCGTCGGTCCTGCTTTCAGCTTTGACCAAGGTATCTTGCAGGCGGTTGGCGCAGCAGCTCTTGGTGTGAAGAACACCTCACAGTGGAACAAGGATATCGACAATGCAGCCAACAAGGCTTTCGTCGAATCCTTCCAGGCTGAATATGGCCGTCTGCCATCCCTTTATGCTTCCCAGGGTTTCGATACTGCCAATCTGTTGATCAGCGCCTCGGCTGATGCGGATGTGAACGATCAGGATGCATTCCGCGCAGCGCTGAAGGCTGCAAAGTTCGACTCTGTTCGTGGTGACTTTGCCTTTGGTCCAAACAACCATCCAGTTCAGAACATCTATGTCCGTGAAGTCGTCAAGGAAGGTGATGTTTTCACCAACAAGCGTATTGCAACCGGCCTGACCAATCATGGCGATGTCTATGCCGCTGACTGCAAAATGTAA
- a CDS encoding glycine C-acetyltransferase yields the protein MTEKFLSHIEGILSEIDADGLMKRERLITSPQSGEITVGDRKVINLCANNYLGLADHPDLIKAAQDAMAAKGFGMASVRFICGTQDLHRTLEMRLAKFLNKDDAILFAACFDANGGLFEPLLGPDDAIISDALNHASIIDGIRLCKAKRYRYANSDMSDLETKLQQAKAEGARHIMIATDGVFSMDGYLAKLPEITKIAKQYDALVMVDDCHATGFMGPNGAGTPDHHGVDVDILTGTLGKALGGSIGGYIAGPQAVIDLLRQRARPYLFSNSLPPAMVAAGIEAIRLVEEGAEHRVQLFENAAYWRAGLTDLGFSLLDGEHPIIPVMLGDAKLAQKMAAGLFEEGVYVSGFFFPVVPRGQARIRTQMNAALSKEDLDRALTAFGKVGRDLGVI from the coding sequence ATGACTGAGAAATTTCTGTCCCATATTGAAGGGATTCTGAGCGAAATCGACGCTGATGGCCTGATGAAGCGCGAACGCCTGATTACCTCACCACAAAGTGGGGAAATTACTGTGGGTGATCGAAAGGTCATCAATTTATGTGCCAATAATTATCTAGGATTGGCGGATCACCCGGATCTCATAAAAGCTGCGCAAGATGCCATGGCTGCAAAGGGATTTGGTATGGCATCCGTGCGTTTCATTTGTGGCACTCAAGATCTGCATCGCACTTTGGAAATGCGCCTGGCGAAGTTCTTGAACAAGGATGACGCCATTCTGTTTGCTGCCTGTTTCGATGCCAATGGAGGCCTTTTCGAGCCACTCCTTGGTCCGGATGATGCAATCATTTCCGATGCACTCAATCATGCTTCCATCATCGATGGCATCCGTCTTTGCAAGGCGAAGCGCTATCGCTATGCCAATAGTGACATGAGTGATCTGGAAACCAAGCTGCAACAGGCAAAAGCTGAGGGTGCTCGGCATATCATGATTGCAACTGATGGCGTTTTTTCCATGGACGGCTATCTGGCAAAATTGCCCGAAATTACCAAGATTGCAAAACAATATGATGCCTTGGTGATGGTAGATGATTGTCACGCCACCGGATTCATGGGTCCCAACGGTGCTGGCACTCCAGATCACCATGGTGTGGACGTCGATATCTTGACCGGTACTCTGGGCAAAGCTCTCGGTGGTAGTATCGGCGGTTATATTGCAGGTCCGCAAGCAGTGATCGATCTGTTGCGCCAGCGTGCAAGGCCTTATCTCTTCTCAAATTCCTTGCCGCCAGCAATGGTTGCTGCTGGTATCGAGGCTATTCGTCTCGTGGAAGAAGGCGCGGAGCATAGGGTGCAACTGTTTGAGAATGCCGCTTATTGGCGCGCTGGCCTGACAGATCTTGGCTTTTCATTGCTTGACGGCGAGCATCCGATCATTCCTGTGATGCTGGGGGATGCCAAGCTGGCTCAGAAAATGGCAGCGGGCCTGTTTGAAGAGGGGGTTTATGTCTCTGGTTTCTTCTTCCCCGTTGTGCCGCGCGGTCAGGCACGCATCAGAACTCAGATGAATGCTGCTCTTTCCAAAGAAGATCTGGATCGGGCACTGACTGCCTTCGGTAAGGTAGGGCGTGATTTGGGAGTGATCTGA
- a CDS encoding AMP-binding protein, whose amino-acid sequence MLGPTAHIDSFTRDNLPPADQWPDFLLDGFDYPEHINAGVELTDAMVEKGFGDHTALIGNGRRRTYKELSDWTNRLAHVLVEDLGVKSGNRILIRSANNPAMVACWLAATKVGAVVVNTMPLLRAGELAKIIDKAEISHALCDTRLMDEMLLCQEMSEHLISVTGFDGTSNHEAELDHLALEKPVLFDAVQTGRDDVALLGFTSGTTGSPKATMHFHRDLLIIADAYAKEILKITPDDVFVGSPPLAFTFGLGGLAIFPLRFGAAATLLEAATPPKMIEIIEKYKATVCFTAPTAYRVMLAAMEEGADLSSLRAAVSAGETLPAPVFDDWKAKTGKPMLDGIGATEMLHIFISNRFDDHKAACTGKPVHGYEAKVIGEDGTEVPRGEVGRLAVRGPTGCRYLADDRQAGYVKDGWNVTGDSFRQDEDGYFHFAARNDDMIISSGYNIAGPEVEAALLSHPNVAECAVLGVPDEARGTIVRAYVVLKDGITESEDTIKLLQDHVKATIAPFKYPRSIVFTQALPKTETGKIQRFRLREAAKSE is encoded by the coding sequence ATGCTGGGACCAACTGCACATATCGACAGCTTTACGCGGGACAATCTACCGCCCGCTGATCAATGGCCTGATTTCTTGCTTGATGGCTTTGATTACCCCGAGCATATCAATGCTGGTGTCGAGCTGACTGATGCCATGGTCGAGAAAGGCTTTGGCGATCACACTGCCCTCATCGGCAATGGCCGCCGCCGCACTTATAAAGAGCTCTCAGACTGGACCAATCGATTGGCCCATGTTCTGGTTGAAGATCTTGGTGTCAAATCCGGCAATCGCATCCTCATTCGCTCGGCAAACAATCCGGCCATGGTCGCCTGTTGGCTGGCTGCGACCAAGGTAGGCGCTGTTGTGGTCAATACCATGCCTTTGCTACGTGCTGGGGAACTGGCGAAGATTATCGATAAAGCAGAGATCTCCCACGCTCTTTGCGATACGCGCTTGATGGATGAGATGCTGCTCTGTCAGGAGATGTCCGAGCATCTGATATCTGTGACTGGATTTGATGGTACCTCCAATCACGAAGCCGAACTGGATCACCTCGCTCTCGAGAAGCCTGTTCTCTTTGATGCCGTGCAAACCGGACGTGATGATGTCGCCCTGCTTGGTTTCACCTCAGGCACCACAGGCTCTCCGAAGGCCACCATGCATTTCCATCGTGATCTTCTGATCATCGCCGATGCTTATGCCAAGGAAATCCTGAAAATCACGCCCGACGATGTTTTTGTCGGTTCGCCTCCACTTGCCTTTACGTTCGGTCTTGGCGGTCTGGCAATCTTCCCGCTTCGCTTTGGTGCAGCAGCAACGCTTCTTGAGGCTGCAACGCCACCAAAGATGATCGAGATCATCGAGAAATATAAGGCGACTGTTTGCTTTACCGCTCCAACGGCCTATCGCGTCATGCTGGCTGCCATGGAAGAGGGGGCAGATCTCAGCTCTTTGCGTGCAGCGGTCTCGGCTGGGGAAACACTCCCTGCACCGGTTTTTGATGATTGGAAAGCCAAAACCGGCAAGCCTATGCTGGATGGCATTGGCGCGACAGAAATGCTCCATATTTTCATTTCCAATCGATTTGATGACCATAAAGCTGCTTGTACCGGCAAGCCGGTTCATGGCTATGAGGCGAAAGTGATCGGGGAAGATGGCACCGAAGTGCCGAGAGGCGAAGTTGGTCGCTTGGCTGTGCGTGGTCCGACCGGATGCCGCTATCTCGCCGATGATCGCCAGGCAGGCTATGTGAAAGATGGTTGGAATGTCACCGGCGATTCCTTTAGGCAAGATGAGGATGGTTATTTTCATTTTGCAGCTCGCAATGACGATATGATCATCTCTTCTGGCTATAACATTGCCGGACCTGAGGTCGAAGCCGCGCTTCTGTCCCATCCGAATGTGGCGGAATGTGCCGTTCTAGGTGTGCCGGATGAAGCACGCGGCACGATTGTTCGTGCATATGTTGTGCTCAAAGACGGAATCACTGAGAGTGAAGACACGATTAAGTTGCTGCAAGATCATGTAAAAGCTACCATTGCTCCGTTCAAATATCCGCGCTCGATTGTTTTCACTCAGGCGCTTCCAAAAACTGAAACAGGCAAAATTCAGCGGTTCCGTCTGCGTGAGGCTGCAAAATCCGAATGA
- a CDS encoding SDR family NAD(P)-dependent oxidoreductase translates to MTDDDLDLGKHAFVTGGGSGVGATIAQSLAENGYAVTIMGRNEAALEDVANGHEAIGWVTGDVTDPASVQNCMDQAINGAGPICTVIANAGAAKSKPFKAMTIADLDDMLSVNLKGVFNCFQTALPHMEKAKRGRMIAIASTAGLKGYPYVSGYCAAKHGAIGLVKGLAVELAKTNITVNAICPGFIETPMLERSIENIVAKTGMSEEQAAKSLRAGNPQDRFIQTDEIAASVLWLCSDAARSVNGAVIPITGGEI, encoded by the coding sequence ATGACCGATGATGATCTCGATCTTGGCAAACATGCCTTCGTAACCGGAGGCGGTAGCGGCGTTGGTGCAACCATTGCGCAAAGCCTTGCCGAGAACGGTTATGCTGTGACCATCATGGGCCGCAATGAAGCTGCGTTGGAAGACGTAGCCAATGGTCATGAAGCCATCGGCTGGGTCACCGGTGATGTAACTGATCCGGCCTCGGTTCAGAATTGTATGGATCAAGCGATCAATGGCGCAGGCCCGATCTGTACAGTCATCGCCAATGCCGGTGCTGCCAAAAGCAAACCCTTCAAAGCCATGACCATTGCAGATCTGGATGATATGCTCAGTGTGAACCTCAAAGGCGTATTCAACTGCTTCCAAACCGCATTGCCGCATATGGAAAAGGCCAAGCGTGGCCGCATGATAGCAATTGCCTCCACCGCAGGCCTTAAGGGTTACCCTTATGTGTCTGGTTATTGCGCCGCCAAACATGGTGCCATCGGACTGGTAAAAGGCCTTGCAGTTGAATTGGCCAAAACGAACATCACCGTCAATGCCATATGTCCCGGTTTTATCGAAACACCGATGCTGGAGCGTTCCATTGAAAACATCGTTGCCAAAACTGGCATGAGCGAGGAGCAAGCGGCCAAATCCTTGCGTGCAGGCAATCCGCAGGATCGCTTCATTCAGACCGATGAAATCGCCGCCAGCGTGCTTTGGCTTTGTTCCGACGCTGCCCGCTCCGTTAATGGTGCCGTGATCCCCATCACAGGGGGTGAAATATGA
- a CDS encoding acyl-CoA dehydrogenase family protein yields the protein MADQSYLSWPFLEDKHRELATTLRQWASDNLSNIDHSDVDNACKDLVAKLGTAGWANHSAIDPTDASSRLDVRSLCLLRETLAYHDGLADFSFAMQGLGTGAISLFGSDAQKAEWLPKTRSGQAIAAFALTEPSSGSDVANSTMTATEDGDHFILNGEKTWISNGGIADVYTLFARTGEAPGARGLSAFVIPAGLEGFEVAERLETIAPHPLALLRFTNCRVPKSCLLGERGQGFKIAMSVLDVFRTTVAAAALGFARRALDEALVRVTSRKIQGAPLFDLQMVQGHIADMALDVDAAALLIYRAAWAKDSGAPRVSREAAMAKLFSTEQAQIIIDKAVQLHGGDGVRHGEMVEQLYRDIRALRIYEGASDVQKIIIARQTLTAFES from the coding sequence ATGGCAGATCAATCTTATCTTTCCTGGCCATTCCTTGAGGACAAACATCGTGAGCTCGCGACGACCCTGCGCCAATGGGCAAGTGATAATTTAAGTAATATCGATCATTCTGATGTCGATAATGCCTGCAAGGATCTCGTTGCCAAACTGGGTACTGCTGGCTGGGCCAACCATTCAGCGATTGATCCGACAGATGCAAGCTCCAGGCTTGATGTGCGTAGCCTTTGCCTGTTGCGTGAGACATTGGCCTATCATGATGGATTGGCGGATTTTTCCTTCGCCATGCAAGGTCTGGGGACCGGGGCCATTTCGCTCTTTGGGTCTGATGCCCAAAAGGCGGAATGGCTTCCGAAAACACGATCAGGGCAAGCCATTGCAGCTTTTGCTTTGACAGAACCGAGTTCCGGATCTGATGTTGCCAATTCCACTATGACGGCAACCGAAGATGGCGATCACTTCATTCTCAATGGTGAGAAAACCTGGATCTCCAATGGTGGCATTGCGGATGTTTACACGCTTTTTGCGCGCACCGGTGAGGCTCCAGGCGCGAGAGGGCTATCTGCTTTTGTCATTCCGGCAGGGTTGGAAGGTTTTGAGGTCGCCGAACGACTGGAGACAATCGCTCCGCATCCTTTGGCTTTGCTGCGCTTTACTAATTGTCGCGTTCCCAAGTCCTGTTTACTTGGAGAACGTGGGCAAGGCTTCAAGATTGCCATGTCCGTGCTGGATGTTTTTCGCACCACTGTTGCCGCTGCAGCGCTCGGTTTTGCACGACGTGCATTGGATGAAGCACTGGTTCGCGTTACCAGCCGAAAGATCCAGGGTGCGCCATTGTTCGATTTGCAAATGGTGCAAGGCCATATTGCCGATATGGCACTGGATGTGGATGCAGCAGCCCTTCTTATCTATCGCGCAGCTTGGGCCAAGGATAGCGGCGCACCGCGTGTGAGCCGGGAAGCGGCCATGGCCAAACTATTTTCGACTGAGCAGGCACAAATCATCATCGACAAAGCCGTTCAACTCCATGGAGGAGACGGGGTTCGCCATGGTGAAATGGTGGAGCAGCTTTATCGCGATATTCGGGCATTGAGGATCTATGAAGGCGCATCAGACGTCCAGAAGATCATCATTGCTCGCCAGACACTGACGGCCTTTGAAAGTTAG